A window of the Scandinavium goeteborgense genome harbors these coding sequences:
- a CDS encoding YgiW/YdeI family stress tolerance OB fold protein: protein MKKTLAVAAIVALMSAPVFAANTQGGFSGPGAVPTAAQTSQNGGFIGPNGSVTTVEKAKSMRDDAWVTLRGNIVERISDDLYTFKDATGTMNVDIDHKRWNGVTITPQDVVEIQGEVDKDWNSVEIDVKQVNKVSK, encoded by the coding sequence ATGAAAAAGACATTAGCGGTAGCGGCCATTGTGGCCTTGATGTCAGCCCCGGTGTTTGCGGCGAATACTCAGGGAGGTTTTTCCGGTCCAGGTGCGGTGCCGACCGCGGCCCAGACCAGCCAGAACGGCGGATTTATCGGGCCAAACGGTAGCGTCACCACCGTCGAAAAAGCCAAATCCATGCGCGACGATGCGTGGGTGACGCTGCGCGGAAATATCGTTGAGCGCATTTCCGACGACCTTTACACCTTCAAAGATGCCACCGGCACCATGAACGTGGATATCGACCACAAACGCTGGAACGGCGTGACCATCACCCCGCAGGACGTGGTGGAAATTCAGGGTGAAGTCGATAAAGACTGGAACTCTGTCGAAATCGACGTGAAGCAGGTCAATAAAGTCAGCAAGTAA
- a CDS encoding putative quinol monooxygenase, which produces MLTVIAEIRTRPGQHHRQAVLDEFAKIIPTVLKEEGCHGYAPMVDHAAGVSFQATAPDSIIMVELWETVAHLEAHLQTPHMKAWSAAVKGDVLESHIRILEPAL; this is translated from the coding sequence ATGTTAACTGTTATTGCTGAGATCCGTACCCGTCCTGGCCAGCATCACCGTCAGGCCGTACTGGATGAGTTCGCGAAAATTATCCCCACCGTGCTGAAGGAAGAAGGCTGCCACGGCTACGCGCCAATGGTCGACCATGCTGCAGGCGTGAGCTTCCAGGCCACTGCGCCAGACTCCATCATCATGGTTGAGCTGTGGGAAACCGTGGCGCATCTCGAAGCGCATCTGCAAACTCCGCACATGAAAGCGTGGAGCGCTGCCGTCAAAGGTGACGTGCTGGAAAGCCACATCCGCATTCTGGAACCTGCGCTGTAA
- a CDS encoding YgiQ family radical SAM protein yields the protein MSAISLIQPDRDLFSWPQYWAACFGPAPFLPMSREEMDQLGWDSCDIIMVTGDAYVDHPSFGMAICGRMLEAQGFRVGIISQPDWNSKDDFMRLGKPNLFFGVTAGNMDSMINRYTADRKLRHDDAYTPDNVAGKRPDRATLVYTQRCKEAWKDVPVILGGIEASLRRSAHYDYWSDTVRRSVLVDSKADMLIFGNGERPLVEVAHRLSMGELVSDIRDVRNTAIMVKEALPGWSGVDSTRLDTPGKIDPIPHPYGEDLPCADNKPVAPKKAEAKAITVQPPKPKPWEKTYVLLPSYEKVKGDKVLYAHASRILHHETNPGCARALMQKHGDRYIWLNPPAIPLSTEEMDSVFALPYQRIPHPAYGDSRIPAYEMIRFSINIMRGCFGGCSFCSITEHEGRIIQSRSEDSIINEIEAIRDTVPGFTGIISDLGGPTANMYMLRCKSPRAEQTCRRLSCVYPDICKHMDTNHEPTINLYRRARELDGVKKILIASGVRYDIAVEDPRYIKELATHHVGGYLKIAPEHTEEGPLSKMMKPGMGSYDRFKELFDTFSKQAGKEQYLIPYFISAHPGTTDEDMVNLALWLKKNRFRLDQVQNFYPSPLANSTTMYYTGKNPLGKIGYKSEDIVVPKGDKQRRLHKALLRYHDPANWPMIRLALEAIGKKHLIGGRRECLVPSPTLEEMREARRQNRHTRPALTKHTAVAHQRQTPAANKKRGKVAGR from the coding sequence ATGAGCGCAATTTCCCTGATCCAACCGGATCGCGATCTCTTCTCCTGGCCGCAGTATTGGGCGGCCTGTTTTGGCCCAGCGCCATTTTTACCGATGTCTCGGGAAGAGATGGACCAACTTGGCTGGGATAGCTGCGACATCATCATGGTGACGGGCGATGCGTACGTCGATCACCCGAGCTTCGGGATGGCGATCTGCGGACGCATGTTGGAAGCGCAGGGCTTCCGCGTGGGGATCATCTCCCAGCCAGACTGGAACAGCAAAGACGACTTCATGCGTCTGGGCAAACCGAATCTGTTCTTTGGCGTCACCGCGGGCAACATGGACTCCATGATTAACCGCTACACAGCCGACCGTAAACTGCGCCACGACGATGCGTATACGCCAGACAACGTCGCGGGCAAACGCCCGGATCGCGCCACGCTGGTTTACACCCAACGCTGTAAAGAAGCCTGGAAAGACGTACCGGTTATCCTCGGCGGGATCGAGGCGAGCCTGCGCCGCTCCGCGCATTACGATTACTGGTCTGATACCGTGCGTCGTTCGGTGCTGGTGGATTCCAAAGCCGACATGCTGATTTTCGGCAACGGTGAGCGACCACTGGTGGAAGTTGCGCATCGCCTCTCAATGGGCGAGCTGGTGTCGGATATTCGTGACGTGCGTAACACCGCGATCATGGTGAAAGAGGCCCTGCCAGGCTGGAGCGGCGTGGATTCCACCCGCCTCGATACGCCGGGCAAAATCGACCCAATCCCGCATCCTTACGGTGAAGATCTGCCGTGCGCCGACAACAAACCTGTGGCGCCGAAAAAGGCAGAAGCCAAAGCCATTACCGTACAGCCGCCGAAGCCAAAGCCGTGGGAAAAAACCTACGTGCTGCTGCCGTCTTACGAGAAAGTGAAGGGCGACAAAGTGCTGTATGCGCACGCCTCACGTATTCTGCATCATGAAACCAACCCGGGCTGCGCCCGCGCGCTGATGCAGAAACACGGCGATCGCTACATCTGGCTGAACCCGCCGGCGATTCCGCTTTCCACCGAAGAGATGGACAGCGTATTTGCGTTGCCGTACCAGCGAATCCCGCATCCGGCGTACGGTGACAGCCGCATCCCGGCTTACGAGATGATCCGCTTCTCGATCAACATCATGCGCGGCTGCTTCGGCGGCTGTTCATTCTGTTCGATAACCGAGCACGAAGGCCGCATTATTCAGAGCCGTTCCGAAGATTCGATCATCAACGAGATCGAAGCCATTCGCGACACCGTGCCTGGTTTTACCGGCATTATTTCCGATCTGGGTGGCCCGACCGCCAACATGTATATGCTGCGCTGCAAATCACCGCGCGCCGAGCAGACCTGTCGCCGCCTGTCCTGTGTTTACCCGGATATCTGTAAGCACATGGATACCAACCACGAGCCGACGATCAATTTGTATCGCCGCGCCCGCGAGCTGGACGGCGTCAAAAAGATCCTAATTGCTTCCGGCGTGCGCTATGACATCGCGGTAGAAGATCCGCGCTACATCAAAGAGCTGGCGACCCATCACGTCGGCGGTTATCTGAAGATTGCGCCAGAGCATACCGAAGAAGGCCCGCTGTCGAAGATGATGAAGCCGGGAATGGGAAGTTATGACCGCTTTAAAGAGCTGTTTGACACCTTTTCGAAACAGGCCGGGAAAGAGCAGTATCTGATCCCTTACTTCATCTCTGCGCACCCGGGCACCACTGACGAAGACATGGTTAACCTGGCGCTGTGGCTGAAGAAGAACCGCTTCCGTCTCGATCAGGTGCAGAACTTCTACCCGTCGCCGCTCGCCAACTCGACCACCATGTATTACACCGGCAAAAACCCGCTGGGTAAGATTGGTTATAAGAGTGAAGATATCGTGGTGCCGAAGGGCGACAAACAGCGTCGTCTGCACAAAGCGCTGCTGCGCTATCACGATCCGGCGAACTGGCCGATGATTCGTCTGGCGCTGGAAGCGATTGGTAAAAAGCATTTGATCGGCGGACGCCGTGAATGTCTGGTGCCGTCACCGACCCTGGAAGAAATGCGCGAAGCGCGTCGACAGAACCGTCACACGCGTCCGGCATTGACCAAGCACACGGCGGTGGCGCATCAGCGTCAGACGCCAGCTGCGAATAAAAAACGCGGAAAAGTTGCGGGGCGTTAA
- the ftsP gene encoding cell division protein FtsP: MSLSRRQFIQASGVALCAGAVPLRANAAGQQPALPVPPLLESRRGQPLFLTLQRAHWSFTQGTRAPVWGINGRYLGPTIRVWNGDDVKLIYSNRLTENVAMTIRGLQVPGPLIGGAARMMSPNADWAPVLPIRQNAATLWYQANTPNHTAEQVYNGLAGMWLVEDEVSKSLPIPNHYGVDDFPVIIQDKRLDNFGAAEYSEPGSGGFVGDTLMVNGAQSPYVEVSRGWVRLRLLNASNSRRYLLQMSDGRALHVISGDQGFLPAPVSVKQLSLAPGERREILVDMTNGDEVSITCGEAAGIVDRIRGFFEPSSILISTLVLTLRPTGLLPLVTDSLPMRLLPEEIMTGTPIRSRDFTLGDDPGINGQLWDPQRIDVTAQQGSWERWTLRADSPQSFHIEGVMFQIRNVNGAMPFPEDRGWKDTVWVDGQVELLVYYGQPSWPHFPFQFASQTLELADRGSIGQMLVNPSP; this comes from the coding sequence ATGTCACTCAGTCGGCGTCAATTTATTCAGGCATCAGGAGTAGCGCTTTGTGCTGGCGCAGTGCCACTGAGGGCAAACGCGGCAGGTCAGCAGCCAGCGTTGCCAGTTCCTCCTCTGCTTGAATCCCGTCGTGGACAGCCACTGTTTTTAACCTTGCAACGTGCGCACTGGTCTTTTACCCAGGGCACGCGTGCGCCGGTCTGGGGCATCAACGGACGCTATCTCGGGCCGACAATCCGTGTGTGGAATGGCGATGACGTCAAACTGATTTACAGTAACCGCCTGACGGAAAATGTGGCGATGACCATTCGTGGTTTGCAGGTGCCAGGCCCGCTGATTGGCGGCGCGGCGCGCATGATGTCGCCGAATGCCGACTGGGCGCCGGTGCTGCCGATTCGTCAGAACGCCGCCACTCTGTGGTATCAGGCCAACACTCCGAACCATACGGCTGAGCAGGTTTACAACGGCCTGGCGGGTATGTGGCTGGTCGAAGATGAAGTGAGTAAATCCTTACCTATTCCGAACCACTACGGCGTGGACGATTTCCCGGTCATTATTCAGGACAAGCGTCTCGATAATTTCGGCGCGGCGGAGTACAGCGAGCCGGGAAGCGGCGGCTTTGTGGGCGATACCCTGATGGTCAACGGCGCGCAAAGCCCGTACGTCGAAGTGTCTCGCGGTTGGGTGCGTTTGCGTTTGCTGAACGCGTCAAACTCCCGTCGTTACCTGCTGCAAATGAGCGACGGTCGCGCGCTGCACGTGATTTCCGGTGACCAGGGCTTCCTGCCTGCGCCGGTTTCGGTGAAACAACTTTCGCTGGCCCCGGGCGAGCGCCGTGAAATTCTGGTCGACATGACCAACGGCGACGAAGTGTCGATCACCTGCGGTGAAGCAGCGGGCATTGTGGACCGCATTCGCGGCTTCTTCGAGCCGTCGAGCATTCTGATTTCGACCCTGGTATTGACGCTGCGCCCGACTGGCCTGTTGCCGTTAGTCACCGACAGCCTGCCGATGCGCCTGCTGCCGGAAGAGATCATGACCGGCACGCCGATCCGCAGCCGCGATTTTACGCTGGGCGACGATCCGGGCATCAACGGTCAGCTGTGGGATCCGCAGCGCATTGACGTCACGGCCCAGCAGGGATCGTGGGAGCGCTGGACGCTTCGCGCCGATAGCCCCCAGTCGTTCCATATTGAAGGGGTGATGTTCCAGATCCGCAACGTCAACGGCGCGATGCCGTTCCCGGAAGATCGCGGCTGGAAAGACACGGTGTGGGTAGATGGTCAGGTTGAACTGCTGGTGTATTACGGCCAGCCGTCGTGGCCACACTTCCCGTTCCAGTTTGCCAGCCAGACGCTGGAACTCGCGGACCGCGGATCAATTGGCCAGATGCTGGTGAATCCTTCGCCGTAA
- the qseC gene encoding quorum sensing histidine kinase QseC yields MRFLRHMSLRLRLTLLFIVLTLVAWSCASFIAWQQTTDKLDKLFDTQQMLFAKRLSVMDFNELHVTSPQLRTKKKIKHGHLDDDALAFAIYTIDGRMVLNDGDNGQDIPYHYRREGFDDGRINNDDDEWRLLWITTADEKYRIVVGQEWDYRQEMALEIITSQLAPWLVALPLMVLLLILLLSRELAPLKKLTRTLRSRTPGSDEQLDTTGVPGEVRPLVDALNQLFNRSHEMIIRERRFTSDAAHELRSPLTALKVQTEVAQMSMDDPQSREKALSQLHFGIDRATRLVEQLLTLSRLDSLAGLDDVEQISLADLLQSAVMDIYHPAHQAGIELRLHSNASDVTRKGQALLLSLLVRNLLDNAVRYSPRGSTVDVTLNAHDFTVRDNGPGISADALARIGERFYRPPGQDEPGSGLGLSIVQRIAALHHMTVVFNNAPEGGFVARVSW; encoded by the coding sequence ATGAGATTTCTGCGCCACATGAGCCTGCGTCTGCGCCTGACGCTGCTGTTTATCGTGCTGACGCTGGTGGCCTGGAGCTGCGCCAGCTTTATCGCCTGGCAGCAAACGACCGATAAGCTCGACAAGCTGTTTGATACCCAGCAAATGCTGTTCGCCAAACGCCTGAGCGTGATGGATTTCAACGAGCTGCACGTCACTTCGCCCCAACTGCGTACCAAAAAGAAGATTAAGCACGGGCATCTCGACGACGACGCGCTGGCGTTCGCCATTTACACCATCGATGGACGGATGGTGCTGAACGACGGCGATAACGGGCAGGACATTCCCTACCACTATCGCCGGGAAGGGTTCGACGATGGCCGCATTAATAATGACGACGACGAATGGCGTTTATTGTGGATAACCACCGCCGATGAAAAATACCGGATCGTGGTCGGCCAGGAGTGGGATTACCGCCAGGAAATGGCGCTGGAAATCATCACCTCCCAGCTTGCGCCGTGGCTGGTGGCGCTGCCGCTGATGGTGCTGTTGCTGATTCTGCTGCTCAGCCGCGAACTCGCGCCGTTGAAAAAACTGACCCGCACCCTGCGCAGCCGCACCCCGGGCTCCGATGAACAACTCGATACCACTGGCGTGCCGGGCGAAGTCCGTCCACTGGTCGATGCCCTGAACCAGCTGTTTAACCGCTCGCATGAAATGATTATCCGCGAGCGGCGTTTTACCTCCGATGCCGCCCACGAACTGCGCAGCCCACTCACCGCCCTGAAGGTGCAAACGGAAGTGGCGCAGATGTCGATGGACGATCCGCAGAGCCGGGAGAAAGCGCTGTCACAGCTGCATTTTGGCATCGACCGTGCCACGCGTCTGGTGGAACAATTGCTCACGCTGTCGCGCCTGGATTCCCTCGCCGGGCTGGATGATGTCGAGCAGATTTCGCTGGCTGACCTGCTGCAATCGGCGGTGATGGATATTTACCACCCGGCGCACCAGGCGGGCATTGAGCTGCGCCTGCATTCGAATGCGTCTGACGTGACGCGCAAAGGCCAGGCGTTATTGTTAAGCCTGCTGGTGCGCAACCTGCTGGATAACGCCGTGCGTTACAGCCCGCGCGGCAGCACAGTAGATGTGACGCTCAACGCCCATGACTTTACCGTGCGTGATAACGGGCCGGGGATCAGCGCCGATGCCCTCGCCCGGATTGGCGAGCGTTTTTATCGCCCACCAGGGCAGGATGAACCCGGCAGCGGCCTCGGGTTGTCCATCGTGCAACGCATCGCCGCCCTGCATCATATGACCGTTGTTTTCAACAATGCGCCGGAAGGGGGTTTTGTCGCCCGCGTCAGCTGGTGA
- the parC gene encoding DNA topoisomerase IV subunit A, producing the protein MSDMAERLALHEFTEKAYLDYSMYVIMDRALPFIGDGLKPVQRRIVYAMSELGLSASAKFKKSARTVGDVLGKYHPHGDSACYEAMVLMAQPFSYRYPLVDGQGNWGAPDDPKSFAAMRYTESRLSKYAEVLLGELGQGTVDWLPNFDGTLLEPRMLPARLPNILLNGTTGIAVGMATDIPPHNVREVAKAAMTLIEQPKTTLDQLLDIVQGPDYPTEAEIITPRADIRKIYQTGRGSVRMRAVWKKEDGAVVITALPHQVSGARVLEQIASQMRNKKLPMVDDLRDESDHENPTRLVIVPRSNRVDMEQVMNHLFATTDLEKSYRINMNMIGLDNRPQVKNLLEILTEWLAFRRDTVSRRLNHRLEKVLKRLHILEGLLVAFLNIDEVIEIIRHEDEPKPALMSRFGISETQAEAILELKLRHLAKLEEVKIRGEQNDLEKERDHIQSILASERKMSNLLKKELQADAEAFGDDRRSPLREREEAKAMNEHDMLPSEPVTIVLSQSGWVRSAKGHDIDAKGLSYKAGDSWKASAKGKSNQPVVFIDTTGRSYAVDPISMPSARGQGEPLTGKLTLPPGATVNHMLMENDDQKLLMASDAGYGFVCTFNDLVARNRAGKALITLPENAQVMPPLVIEDESDMLLAITQAGRMLMFPLSDLPQLSKGKGNKIIGIPSADAAKGADGLAHLYILPPQSTLTIHVGKRKIKLRPEELQKVTGERGRRGTLMRGLQKIDRIDIDSPLRASPSAGDSEE; encoded by the coding sequence ATGAGCGATATGGCAGAGCGCCTTGCGCTACATGAGTTTACGGAAAAAGCGTACCTTGACTACTCCATGTACGTCATCATGGACCGCGCATTGCCGTTTATCGGCGATGGCCTGAAACCGGTACAGCGCCGCATTGTTTACGCAATGTCTGAGCTGGGGCTGAGCGCCAGCGCCAAATTCAAGAAATCCGCCCGTACAGTCGGTGACGTGCTGGGTAAATACCACCCGCACGGCGACAGCGCCTGTTATGAAGCCATGGTGCTGATGGCCCAGCCGTTCTCCTATCGTTACCCGCTGGTCGACGGCCAGGGGAACTGGGGTGCGCCGGACGATCCTAAGTCCTTTGCCGCCATGCGTTATACCGAATCCCGCCTGTCGAAGTATGCCGAAGTGCTGCTGGGCGAGCTGGGGCAGGGCACCGTTGACTGGCTGCCAAACTTCGATGGCACGCTGCTTGAGCCGCGCATGTTACCCGCGCGTCTGCCGAACATTCTGCTGAACGGCACCACCGGGATTGCGGTGGGGATGGCGACGGATATTCCGCCGCACAACGTCCGTGAAGTGGCGAAAGCGGCGATGACGCTGATTGAACAGCCGAAAACCACCCTCGACCAACTGCTCGATATCGTGCAGGGCCCGGATTATCCGACGGAAGCTGAAATCATCACGCCTCGCGCCGATATCCGTAAAATTTACCAGACCGGCCGCGGTTCCGTGCGTATGCGTGCGGTATGGAAAAAAGAAGACGGCGCGGTGGTGATAACCGCGCTGCCGCATCAAGTATCCGGCGCGCGCGTGCTGGAGCAAATCGCCAGCCAGATGCGCAATAAAAAGCTGCCGATGGTTGACGACCTGCGCGATGAATCCGATCACGAAAACCCGACCCGTCTGGTTATTGTGCCGCGCTCCAACCGTGTGGATATGGAGCAGGTGATGAATCACCTGTTTGCCACCACCGATCTGGAAAAAAGCTACCGCATTAACATGAACATGATCGGTCTGGATAACCGTCCGCAGGTGAAAAACCTGCTGGAGATCCTCACCGAATGGCTGGCCTTCCGCCGTGATACCGTCAGCCGTCGCCTGAACCACCGTCTGGAGAAAGTGCTCAAGCGCCTGCATATCCTCGAAGGTTTGCTGGTGGCGTTCCTCAATATCGACGAAGTGATCGAAATCATTCGTCATGAAGATGAACCGAAACCGGCGCTGATGTCGCGCTTTGGCATCAGCGAAACGCAGGCTGAAGCGATCCTCGAACTGAAATTGCGCCACCTCGCCAAGCTGGAAGAGGTGAAAATTCGTGGTGAGCAGAACGACCTCGAAAAAGAGCGCGATCACATTCAGTCGATCCTTGCGTCCGAGCGCAAGATGAGCAACCTGCTGAAGAAAGAGCTGCAGGCTGATGCCGAAGCGTTTGGCGACGATCGCCGTTCTCCGCTGCGTGAGCGCGAAGAAGCGAAGGCCATGAACGAACACGACATGCTGCCGTCTGAGCCGGTTACGATTGTCCTGTCGCAGAGCGGCTGGGTGCGTAGCGCCAAAGGCCACGACATCGACGCCAAAGGACTGAGCTACAAAGCGGGCGACAGCTGGAAAGCGTCGGCGAAAGGCAAGAGCAACCAGCCGGTGGTGTTTATTGATACCACCGGACGCAGCTACGCCGTCGATCCTATTTCGATGCCGTCTGCGCGCGGGCAGGGCGAGCCGCTGACCGGCAAGCTGACGTTGCCGCCGGGTGCGACCGTCAACCACATGCTGATGGAAAACGACGATCAAAAACTGCTGATGGCGTCCGACGCCGGTTACGGTTTCGTCTGTACCTTCAACGATTTAGTGGCGCGTAACCGCGCAGGTAAAGCACTCATCACGCTGCCAGAAAATGCGCAGGTGATGCCGCCGCTGGTGATTGAGGACGAGTCCGACATGCTGCTGGCGATTACCCAGGCGGGCCGCATGCTGATGTTCCCACTGAGCGATTTGCCGCAGTTGTCGAAAGGCAAGGGCAATAAGATCATCGGTATTCCGTCCGCCGACGCGGCGAAGGGCGCTGATGGTCTGGCGCATCTTTACATCCTGCCACCGCAGAGCACGCTGACCATTCACGTTGGTAAGCGGAAAATCAAACTGCGTCCGGAAGAGTTGCAGAAAGTCACTGGCGAACGCGGACGTCGCGGCACGCTGATGCGCGGCCTGCAAAAAATCGACCGGATCGACATTGATTCTCCACTGCGTGCCAGCCCAAGCGCGGGCGACAGCGAAGAGTAA
- the qseB gene encoding quorum sensing response regulator transcription factor QseB, whose protein sequence is MRILLVEDDKLIGDGLKAGLVKMGFTLDWFTRGEDGKAALFTAPYDAVILDLTLPGIDGLDILRGWRAEGRKEPVLILTARDALAQRVEGLRAGADDYLCKPFALIEVAARLEALIRRVHGQASNALCHGAVTLNPDSLTAFLNDEPLTLKPKEFALLELLMRNAGRVLPRKLIEEKLYNWDDDVSSNAVEVHVHHLRRKLGTPFIRTVHGIGYTLGEQ, encoded by the coding sequence ATGCGAATTTTACTGGTAGAAGACGATAAGCTGATTGGCGACGGTCTGAAGGCTGGGCTTGTCAAAATGGGCTTTACGCTCGACTGGTTTACGCGTGGCGAAGACGGCAAAGCGGCGCTGTTTACAGCGCCGTATGATGCGGTGATCCTCGATTTGACCCTGCCGGGCATCGATGGCCTGGACATCCTGCGCGGATGGCGCGCTGAGGGACGTAAAGAACCGGTGCTGATCCTCACCGCCCGCGATGCGCTCGCCCAGCGTGTCGAAGGCCTGCGCGCAGGCGCCGACGATTACCTGTGCAAACCGTTCGCCCTGATTGAAGTCGCCGCCCGGCTGGAGGCGCTGATACGTCGCGTACACGGCCAGGCCAGCAACGCCCTGTGCCACGGCGCGGTGACACTCAACCCCGACAGCCTGACTGCGTTCCTGAACGACGAACCGCTGACACTCAAACCGAAAGAGTTCGCGCTGCTGGAACTGCTGATGCGCAACGCCGGACGCGTTCTGCCGCGCAAACTGATCGAAGAGAAACTGTATAACTGGGACGACGACGTCTCCAGCAACGCGGTGGAAGTTCACGTCCACCATTTGCGCCGCAAGCTCGGTACCCCATTTATCCGCACGGTACACGGTATCGGCTACACCCTGGGCGAACAATAA
- a CDS encoding 1-acylglycerol-3-phosphate O-acyltransferase, with the protein MLLIFRAIIVVIYCILVCIFGCVYCLFSPRNPKHVATFGHLFSRLAPVFGLKVERRLPEGYENFGNAIYIGNHQNNYDMVTAASIVIPPTVTVGKKSLLWVPFFGLLYWLTGNLLIDRNNRSKAHSTIAEVVNAFQKRKISFWMFPEGTRSRGRGLLPFKTGAFHAAIAAGVPIIPVCVSNTSNKINLNRINNGLAIVEMLPPIDTSSYGKDQVRELATHCREIMMAKIAELDLEVAEREAANKKK; encoded by the coding sequence ATGCTATTGATTTTTCGCGCAATCATCGTTGTCATTTATTGCATTCTGGTATGCATTTTTGGCTGTGTTTATTGTCTGTTTAGCCCACGTAATCCGAAGCACGTTGCGACGTTCGGCCATTTGTTTAGCCGACTGGCCCCAGTTTTTGGCCTGAAAGTCGAAAGACGTCTGCCGGAAGGGTATGAAAACTTTGGCAATGCCATTTATATCGGCAACCATCAAAATAACTACGACATGGTGACGGCGGCGAGTATCGTTATCCCGCCAACGGTCACCGTCGGAAAGAAAAGCCTGTTATGGGTTCCGTTTTTCGGCCTGCTGTACTGGCTGACCGGCAACCTGTTGATCGACCGTAACAACCGCTCAAAAGCACACAGCACGATTGCCGAAGTGGTTAATGCTTTCCAGAAACGTAAGATTTCGTTCTGGATGTTCCCAGAAGGTACTCGCAGCCGCGGCCGCGGCCTGTTACCGTTTAAAACCGGTGCGTTCCATGCCGCAATTGCTGCTGGCGTCCCAATTATTCCGGTGTGTGTTTCCAATACGTCTAATAAAATTAACCTGAACCGTATTAATAACGGTCTGGCTATCGTCGAAATGCTGCCACCGATTGATACCAGCAGCTACGGCAAGGATCAGGTGCGTGAACTTGCGACTCATTGTCGTGAAATCATGATGGCTAAAATCGCCGAGCTCGACCTGGAAGTTGCCGAACGCGAAGCGGCGAACAAGAAAAAATAA
- a CDS encoding NAD(P)H-dependent oxidoreductase, which translates to MSNILIINGGKKFGHSNGQLNDTMTEVADGFLRDAGHEVRVVRADSDYDVKAEVQNFLWADTIIWQMPGWWMGAPWTVKKYIDDVFTEGHGSLYASDGRTRSDASKKYGSGGLIQGKTYMLSLTWNAPMEAFTEKDQFFHGVGVDGAYLPFHKANQFLGMDALPTFIANDVIKMPDVPRYVAEYRKHLAEIFA; encoded by the coding sequence ATGAGCAATATCCTGATTATCAACGGCGGCAAAAAATTCGGTCACTCCAACGGCCAACTGAACGACACCATGACCGAGGTCGCGGATGGTTTCCTGCGCGACGCCGGGCATGAAGTCCGTGTTGTTCGCGCCGACAGCGATTACGACGTGAAAGCGGAAGTGCAAAACTTCCTGTGGGCCGACACCATTATCTGGCAGATGCCAGGCTGGTGGATGGGCGCGCCGTGGACCGTGAAAAAATACATCGACGACGTGTTCACCGAAGGCCATGGTTCCCTGTACGCCAGCGACGGTCGTACCCGTTCTGACGCCAGCAAAAAATACGGCTCCGGCGGCCTGATTCAGGGCAAAACCTACATGCTGTCCCTGACCTGGAACGCACCGATGGAAGCGTTCACCGAGAAAGATCAGTTCTTCCATGGCGTCGGCGTGGACGGGGCTTACCTGCCGTTCCACAAAGCCAATCAGTTCCTGGGGATGGACGCGCTGCCGACCTTTATCGCCAATGACGTGATCAAAATGCCTGACGTGCCGCGTTATGTCGCAGAATATCGCAAGCATCTTGCCGAGATTTTTGCTTAA